AAGGGTTTGATCCTGACACTGGTTTACCATGTGGTACGGGACCTTATAGAATTGTATCATCAGATGAAAATTCTATCATAGTAGAAAGTTGGCAAAAATACTGGGAAAAAAAACCCTATTTCAAAGAAGCAAAATTTGTATTTGTTGAGGACCAGCAGGAGCGGCTAAGAAAATTTATTAATCGGGAAGTGGATATCATTGATTATGTGCCTTTAGACCTTACCGATACGATAACAAAATATGGTAAACTCGTCTATACTCCTGAATCGTCGGTGAGGGGCATTACCTTCAACTTTAAACTGTCTCCCTTTGATCAAACTGAGTTCCGTCACGCTGTCTCCATGGCAATAAATAGAAGTGAAATCGTGAGAAATTATTACAAGGGTTTGGCAACACCTGCAAATCAAATATTTCCATTAAGTATAGTTGAGCACATAGATAACCTACCGCCTCTAAAATATGACAGAGATAGTGCAAGAAAAATATTTCAAAAGTATAATAGAGAAACTCCATACGTTTTACTTTATGGTTTTGCTGTAAAGCCATTAGGTGACAGGATTGTTGCCCAGTTGAGAGAGGCAGGCTTGAATGTAATTGGGAAACCTTTGCCTTCACTTGAATTCTGGGAGAATGTAAAATCCAAAAGATTTCAGTTCTATCTTGCCGCTGTGGTTTTTGGGAGTCGTATCGGCATCTCACATTTAGCAAACTACTATCATAGTCCTAAGGAAGGTGCAACTTTTGGGACTTCTAACAGAGCTTCTTACTTTAATGAATTAGTGGACGACTTGATTGAAACGGCAATGAAAACAGCTGAGTCCAAGGTTA
This genomic window from bacterium contains:
- a CDS encoding ABC transporter substrate-binding protein, whose amino-acid sequence is MKRLEVLVVLVSLFLMGCNPLQRRIVIALASTPRTLNPLKYKELAISTILCNIYEPLIAEDETYNLRPILARYWEEKDETTWLFYLRKGVKFHNGKNLTANDVVYSFYYPTKLDKTDFLGHEVFVDTIYALNDSVVVFKTKFPYEYLLVDILNYFIIPEGFDPDTGLPCGTGPYRIVSSDENSIIVESWQKYWEKKPYFKEAKFVFVEDQQERLRKFINREVDIIDYVPLDLTDTITKYGKLVYTPESSVRGITFNFKLSPFDQTEFRHAVSMAINRSEIVRNYYKGLATPANQIFPLSIVEHIDNLPPLKYDRDSARKIFQKYNRETPYVLLYGFAVKPLGDRIVAQLREAGLNVIGKPLPSLEFWENVKSKRFQFYLAAVVFGSRIGISHLANYYHSPKEGATFGTSNRASYFNELVDDLIETAMKTAESKVRKQKIEKAIKLILRDLPFCPITFERTYFGVKNDIEWIPSIDGRIYLSKIKRK